A window of Streptomyces caniferus genomic DNA:
GGTGCTGATGGGTGGTGTAGGCGGAGATCTCCGCCTGGTGGGTGGCCTGCTCGGGGTCGTCGGCGTACCAGGCGCCGAGGGGAGCGATACGCATGGCCGCTCCGTTGCCCCACGAGCCCTGACCGTTGAAGAGTCCCGATGCCAGCTCGCGCCAGTCCCCGCCCTCGCGGATCAGCCGCAGCATCCGATTGACGGCCGGGCCGTAGCCGCGGTCGAAGTCATGGCGGTCGGCGAAGGAGCGGGCGAGCGCGTCCTGATCGATCCGGCCGTGGGCGGTGAGCACGGCCAGGACGGAACAGGCCATCTCGGTGTCGTCGGTCCACTGCCAGGGGGAGGGAGGCAGCTCGCGGCGCTTGAGGGAGGGGTAATGGGCGGGGACGAAGAACTGGGATCCGAGCGCATCACCCACGGAGAGGCCGCGCAGGCTCGCCAGAGCTCGCGCACAGCGGTCTGCGTCACGGTGGTCGGGGGTCATCGCTGTGCACTCTAACCGGTGACGCCATAAGACTCGGGTACACACCAGCGCTCGAAGGGCCGGTCCAGGCTGTAGCGGCCGTCCGGACCGAGCAGCAGGATGCGCCGCTCCGCGTTGTCGGGGTTGGACAGCGACTCGAAGTCGGCCACCGTCCAGTGGAACCACCGCATGCAGAACAGTCTCATGGTGAGACCGTGCGTGACGATGAGGACGTTCGGCGGGTGGTCCGGGTCCTCGAAGCTGCGCCACAGGCTCTCCAGGAACGCCCCGACCCGGTCGTAGACATCGGCCCCGGACTCGCCCTGGGCGAAGCGGTAGAAGAAGTGACCGTAGGCGTCCCGGTAGGCCTTCTGCCGTCGCACGTCGTCGCGGTCCTGCCAGTTCCCCCAGTCCTGCTCGCGCAGCCGGGGCTCCTCGCGCACCCGGACCCTGGCGGGATCGAGGCCGAGTTCGCGGAAGGTCTGGTGGGTTCGGCGGTAGGGCGAGACATAGGCGGAGACCCGTTCCTCGCCGAACATCTCGCGCAGCGGACCGCCGGCTTCCTTCGCCTGCCGCAGCCCGGTCTCGGTGAGGGAGAGCGCATGATCGGGCTCCCGCTCGTACACGGTGTCATCGACATTCCCCGCCGACTCTCCATGGCGGATGAGGACGATGCGTCGGGGCCGAGCCATGCCGCCAGCCTAAATCGCCCGCTTTGTACATGCCGCACGCAGTCAAGGGACCACAGCAGGACGGCGAGCCTCGCCGCGACCCCGGCAAGGCCACGGCGGCACGCGGCGGGCAGCGACCGACCGCGGTGCCGACCGGCATCGCGTAATGAGTTCCGAGCGGACATTCCCCCTCCTCACGCAAATGCAACCCTCGTCGCATTACGATGAGGATGACACGGGCAACGCACTAATGCAACAGGAGTAGCAATTGTCTGACGAGACGGTGCACGAGAACGGGCGCGGGACCGGTGAGACCACGCCCACCCCCGGCACCCGGCGTCCGGGCGGCCGTACCGCCCGTACCCGTGCCGCCGTCCGCGACGCCGTACTGGCCGGGCTCACCGAGCACGGTTATCCGGGCTTGACCGTCGAATACGTCGCGGCCCACTCCGGGGTGCACAAGACGACGCTGTATCGCCGCTGGAAGGACGTGGAGGGCCTGCTGGCGGACGCCCTCGACCTCGCGGGCGAGGACAGCTGGACCCCACCCGACACCGGGTCCCTGGAAGGTGATCTGCGCGCTCTGGCCCGCGAGGTCGTCGTGTCCTTCACCGACCCCGCGGTAGCCGCGTCGGGCTCCGCGATGATCGCCGCCGCCTTCCACTCGGAGCGGGCGGCCGTGGCGCTGCGTGACTACTACGCCGAGCGGTTCGCGCGCTGCGAGGTACTCGTCGAGCGGGCCGTCGAGCGCGGGGAATTGCCGGCGACGCCGGGCTCCGCGCCCGATACCCCGGAAGCCGGCCCGCCACATTCCGCTTCCGGCACCACCGCAGCCGGTGCCATCGACGCCGGCGCACTCGCCCGCGCCGTCTCCGCGCCGCTCTTTTTCCGCCTGTTCATCACCCGGGAGCCGGTGGACGACGCCCTCGCGGACCAGGCCGCGGCGGCCGCACTGGCCGCGGCCCGCGCCGGGGCGTTCACCACCGGGAGTACGGCCGGCACCTCCCCCGGCGCCGCCTCCTGACCACTGTCCTCACACCGTCCACGACGGTTCGAGCTGCACCACATCGCCCGCGATCGCCCTGACATCGGCGGCTATCTGGGCCCGCAGCGCCAGCCGCTCCACCCGTTCGGGCCGGTACTTCCCCCGCTCGGCCGCCGACTGCCACATCGACAGCACCAAGAACTCCTCCCCCGGAGCCCGTCCCAGCATCCCCCGCAGCATTCCCGGCGAACCCGCCATGGCGGGGTTCCAGACCTTCTCCTGCATCAGCATGAAGTGATCCACCCGGTCCTGGCGCACCTGGCAGTGCGCCAGCCGCAGCACATCCACGTCGGCGAACGACGGACGGAAGCCCACCTTCACATCAAACTCGTGCTCGAAGAGCCGCACTTGGGCGTCCTTGAACATGCCGGCCTGGGCGGCCGCCAGCCGGGTGGGAGCGCGCCATGAAGGAGTCGTAGAAGGCCCGGCTCTCCCAGAAGGCCACCAGATGCGCCACGCCCGGCCGCCCACGGCTCCACCCCCCGCCCTGCCCTCGGAACCCCGGCTCACCCAGCAGCCCCGCCCATTTCCGCTGCCCCCGCTCGAACCCTCGACGGTCCACAACGGTGAGGCGAATCCACTTGACCAGCACCGCGCCATCGTACGGCCCAGGGGCGAGCCGGGATCACTGCGCGTCACCTTCCGAACGGCCCGAACTTCCTTACGGGCGCGGGTCGATCGGCGCGAGAACACCCAGCCGCCGCTCCACCGCCTCGGCCGCCTCCAGGCACAGGTCCTCCCGGTAGGAGCGCCCGATCAGCTGCACGCCGTACGGGAGCCCCTCCACCACCCCGGTGGGGACGGCCACCGCAGGCACACCGACGAAACTGGTGGCGGTGCAGAGCCGCAGGGCACGCTGTATCCGCTGATGGCTCTCCTCGTCCCGCAGCTCCTCCCCGGGTGCGAACGGCGGATCGGTGAACACGGGCGCCAGGACGAGCGGATACTCCTCCAGGAACACCGCCCAGTCCCGCTGGAGCCCCATCCGCACCCCGGTGAGCCGCAGGTACTCCGCCAGTTCCACGGGGCGGAACGTCGCCATCGCCCGCTCGATATAGCGATGGCCGCCCTCCCCGAGCAGCGGCTTGACCACCGGCCAGGTGGTGGCGAACTCCGTGACCGTCATCCGGCCGTAGGCGTCGAGGGCGTCCTCCAGCCGCGGTACGTCCGCCACCTCGCACACTCGTAGCCCGCGTCCCGGAGCGCCTCGGCCGCACTCTGCACGGCCCGGCGCACCACGGGGTGCACCCCGTGGCCTCCGGGGTCGGTCACCATCGCCACCTTCAAGGGGCGTCCCAACGGCTCCCCGTAGGGCGGCACCGGAACGGCCCGCGGGTCGCGCGGATCGGCCCCGGCCAGCACCTCGTACGCCAGCCGCAGATCATCGACCGTACGGGCCAGGGGGCCGTCGACCACGAGGACCTGTGCGGCGAGGGACGGGTCGTCGGGCCCGAGGCGGTGATCGGCGGCGAACCGCCCGTAGGTCGGCTTCAGCCCCGCGACGCCACAGAAGGACGCGGGAAGCCGCACCGACCCTCCGGAGT
This region includes:
- a CDS encoding ADP-ribosylglycohydrolase family protein, coding for MTPDHRDADRCARALASLRGLSVGDALGSQFFVPAHYPSLKRRELPPSPWQWTDDTEMACSVLAVLTAHGRIDQDALARSFADRHDFDRGYGPAVNRMLRLIREGGDWRELASGLFNGQGSWGNGAAMRIAPLGAWYADDPEQATHQAEISAYTTHQHREAVVGAMAVAAAAALVADPARDTGPEQLLDGVLELIPRSAVQAGLRRARDMLDYADSSTVAAVLGCGRRTSAHDTVPFALWAAARHLGNYERAFWTTAQAGGDVDTTCAIVGGIVAAGHAGHPPEAWLEGTEPLPSWTPTLAD
- a CDS encoding TetR/AcrR family transcriptional regulator; translation: MSDETVHENGRGTGETTPTPGTRRPGGRTARTRAAVRDAVLAGLTEHGYPGLTVEYVAAHSGVHKTTLYRRWKDVEGLLADALDLAGEDSWTPPDTGSLEGDLRALAREVVVSFTDPAVAASGSAMIAAAFHSERAAVALRDYYAERFARCEVLVERAVERGELPATPGSAPDTPEAGPPHSASGTTAAGAIDAGALARAVSAPLFFRLFITREPVDDALADQAAAAALAAARAGAFTTGSTAGTSPGAAS
- a CDS encoding histidine phosphatase family protein, which produces MARPRRIVLIRHGESAGNVDDTVYEREPDHALSLTETGLRQAKEAGGPLREMFGEERVSAYVSPYRRTHQTFRELGLDPARVRVREEPRLREQDWGNWQDRDDVRRQKAYRDAYGHFFYRFAQGESGADVYDRVGAFLESLWRSFEDPDHPPNVLIVTHGLTMRLFCMRWFHWTVADFESLSNPDNAERRILLLGPDGRYSLDRPFERWCVPESYGVTG